The following coding sequences lie in one Verrucomicrobia bacterium CG1_02_43_26 genomic window:
- a CDS encoding polyphosphate kinase, which produces MSLRRLYKAPHGQKNILSEYNPDGNVRVKLDEKAAKKQFNKHVKQITHLQRLLYAQHKQKLLLIFQAMDTGGKDGTIRNVFNGVDPHGIRVISFKAPTQQELDRDYLWRIHQHVPAKGEIVIFNRSHYEDVVTVGARALQPQAVWEKRYDHINDFERMLTDEGCTILKFFLHISRDEQKMRLKSRLDTPKKHWKFEQADLEARELWNEYLHGYNEAIEKTSTSWAPWYVIPSNNKWFRNWLVSGIILETLTHLDLDYPELDFDPSMIEVH; this is translated from the coding sequence ATGAGTTTAAGAAGGTTGTACAAGGCCCCGCATGGGCAAAAAAATATATTATCTGAGTATAACCCGGATGGTAACGTGAGGGTTAAGCTGGATGAAAAAGCAGCAAAAAAACAGTTTAATAAGCACGTAAAACAGATTACCCACCTACAGCGATTACTCTATGCCCAGCATAAGCAAAAGTTGTTGTTGATTTTTCAAGCCATGGATACGGGAGGGAAAGACGGTACGATACGAAACGTATTTAATGGCGTGGATCCCCACGGCATACGCGTGATTAGTTTTAAAGCACCAACCCAACAGGAATTAGATCGAGATTATTTGTGGCGCATTCATCAGCACGTTCCGGCTAAGGGGGAGATTGTAATCTTTAATCGCAGCCATTATGAAGATGTGGTGACGGTGGGTGCGCGGGCGTTACAACCGCAGGCTGTATGGGAGAAGCGTTATGACCATATTAATGACTTTGAGCGCATGTTAACAGATGAGGGCTGCACGATCTTGAAGTTTTTCTTGCATATTAGCCGTGACGAGCAAAAGATGCGTTTGAAATCAAGGTTAGATACGCCCAAGAAGCATTGGAAGTTTGAACAAGCTGATCTAGAAGCTAGGGAACTTTGGAATGAGTATCTTCACGGCTATAATGAGGCGATTGAAAAAACGTCTACCTCATGGGCGCCTTGGTATGTCATTCCCTCTAATAATAAATGGTTTAGGAACTGGCTGGTATCTGGCATTATTTTAGAGACTTTGACGCACTTAGATTTAGATTACCCCGAGTTGGACTTTGATCCTTCTATGATCGAGGTTCATTGA
- a CDS encoding valine--tRNA ligase, whose translation MSEISKVYEPVEVEKKWYKAWLEGKAFAAKPDQQKQSYCIMIPPPNVTGMLTMGHVLNNTIQDILIRRARQQKKEALWLPGTDHAGIATQTRVEKSLQKEGKTRQELGREAFLERAKEWRDTHGGVIIEQLKRLGASCDWDRCVHTLDDDYSQAVLTAFVALYKRGYIYRGKRMVNWCPASLTALSDEEVNMKVQKSSLYHVRYEFVDEPGKFMDIATTRPETIMGDTAIAVHPEDERYKGIVGKEVWRPLNRAKIKIIADDAVVPEFGTGALKVTPAHDKTDFEIGLRHNLPIIDILNPDGTLNEHAGEEFKGMDRFKARKLAAQRLEEIGALIRTEDYDNNVGYSERADVPIEPRISEQWFLKYPKIEESKKAVREGWIKFWPERWTKTYLHWLENIQDWCISRQLWWGHRIPVWYRKGADRKDPANWHVSVEGPADLENWEQDEDVLDTWASSWLWPFATLGWPNEDEMKTRGLKYFYPTSTLVTGPDIIFFWVARMIIAAMEFMGPEKETLTDEEIKARIPFDNVYFTGIIRDQQGRKMSKSLGNSPDPIDLIEKYGADGLRFGIMSIAPQGQDVTFSEERVHQGRNFCNKLWNACRFRQMSGEMADNSSLEAIVKRIEPALFDEDDHAILGRLCKTIQDVHNGLDQFSFSVATQSLYSFFWGDFCDWYLEVSKARMQDSMTKNNCLAVQDMIIREVLLILHPFAPFITEELWHDLGYSTDREFIETCPTDDSLKLREVLNGYGIELIGTAIAEVDMIREFVTSARSLKAQYQLASKKDVHLYIVPKAELEKKAIQGQLEKLKKLVGASEISINSEIEGMPAVVTPLGTLYLDISSSIDTDAEKERLHKEIEKLNKLISSSEAKLMSESFTSKAPEQIVAGAKHQLEENKAKRDELKRLLTAMK comes from the coding sequence ATGTCTGAAATTTCAAAAGTCTACGAGCCTGTGGAGGTCGAAAAAAAGTGGTATAAAGCCTGGTTAGAAGGAAAGGCTTTTGCAGCAAAACCGGATCAGCAAAAACAGTCGTATTGCATTATGATCCCCCCGCCTAATGTGACGGGTATGTTGACCATGGGACACGTCTTGAATAATACGATACAAGATATTCTTATTCGCAGGGCACGGCAGCAAAAGAAGGAGGCATTGTGGCTTCCAGGGACAGATCATGCGGGCATTGCAACGCAGACGCGTGTGGAGAAGTCACTTCAAAAAGAAGGTAAAACGCGGCAGGAATTGGGTCGTGAGGCCTTTCTTGAGCGAGCCAAGGAATGGAGAGACACCCATGGCGGCGTCATTATTGAGCAATTGAAACGATTAGGAGCTTCTTGTGATTGGGATCGTTGTGTGCATACTTTGGATGATGATTATAGCCAAGCTGTTTTAACGGCTTTTGTAGCGCTTTATAAGCGGGGTTATATATACAGGGGAAAGCGGATGGTCAACTGGTGCCCAGCAAGCCTTACAGCACTTTCTGATGAGGAAGTGAATATGAAGGTGCAAAAAAGCAGTTTATACCATGTGCGTTATGAGTTTGTGGACGAACCAGGCAAATTTATGGACATTGCCACAACACGCCCGGAAACGATTATGGGGGATACTGCCATTGCGGTGCATCCGGAGGATGAGCGCTATAAGGGAATTGTTGGGAAAGAGGTCTGGAGACCCTTAAATAGAGCTAAAATCAAGATTATTGCAGATGATGCCGTTGTGCCTGAGTTTGGTACAGGTGCTTTGAAAGTCACTCCAGCACACGATAAAACAGATTTCGAGATAGGCTTGCGCCACAATTTGCCTATTATAGACATTCTGAACCCAGATGGCACTTTAAATGAGCATGCGGGTGAGGAGTTTAAGGGAATGGATCGCTTTAAGGCTAGAAAGCTGGCTGCCCAGCGGCTTGAGGAAATAGGGGCACTTATTCGTACAGAAGACTATGATAATAACGTAGGCTATTCTGAGCGGGCGGATGTACCGATTGAACCTAGGATTTCTGAGCAATGGTTCTTGAAATATCCGAAGATTGAAGAGTCAAAGAAGGCTGTGAGAGAGGGTTGGATCAAGTTTTGGCCGGAGCGTTGGACAAAGACTTATTTGCATTGGTTAGAGAATATACAGGACTGGTGTATTAGCAGGCAGCTCTGGTGGGGGCACCGCATCCCTGTCTGGTACAGGAAAGGAGCGGATCGTAAGGATCCTGCCAACTGGCATGTTTCAGTGGAAGGGCCTGCGGACTTAGAGAACTGGGAGCAGGATGAAGATGTGCTCGATACATGGGCATCCTCTTGGTTATGGCCCTTTGCTACATTGGGCTGGCCGAATGAAGACGAGATGAAGACCCGTGGTTTAAAGTATTTCTACCCAACGTCTACCCTGGTGACCGGTCCAGATATCATATTCTTCTGGGTAGCTCGCATGATTATTGCGGCTATGGAGTTTATGGGGCCGGAGAAGGAGACCTTGACGGATGAAGAGATTAAGGCGAGGATCCCGTTTGATAACGTCTACTTTACCGGTATTATAAGGGATCAGCAGGGACGAAAGATGTCCAAGAGCCTTGGGAACTCGCCTGACCCAATTGATCTCATTGAGAAATATGGTGCAGACGGCCTCAGGTTTGGGATCATGAGTATTGCTCCTCAAGGGCAGGACGTGACCTTCAGTGAGGAACGGGTCCACCAGGGACGTAACTTCTGCAACAAGCTTTGGAATGCCTGTCGGTTCCGTCAGATGTCGGGTGAAATGGCGGATAATAGTAGTCTGGAAGCGATTGTGAAGCGGATAGAGCCAGCTCTTTTTGATGAAGATGACCATGCGATTCTAGGCCGCTTGTGTAAGACGATACAGGATGTCCACAATGGGCTAGACCAGTTTTCATTTAGCGTAGCAACGCAATCACTATATTCATTCTTCTGGGGAGACTTCTGCGACTGGTATTTAGAGGTATCTAAGGCGCGCATGCAAGATTCCATGACGAAGAATAATTGCCTTGCCGTGCAAGACATGATCATTAGAGAGGTTTTACTGATACTGCACCCGTTTGCCCCTTTTATTACTGAGGAGCTATGGCATGACCTCGGCTACTCTACTGATAGAGAGTTTATTGAGACTTGCCCAACCGATGATAGCTTGAAATTAAGGGAAGTACTCAATGGGTATGGTATAGAGCTTATAGGGACTGCGATTGCTGAAGTTGATATGATACGGGAATTTGTAACCAGCGCCCGTTCGCTAAAAGCGCAATATCAGTTGGCTTCAAAGAAAGATGTCCATCTCTATATTGTGCCCAAGGCTGAATTGGAAAAGAAAGCTATCCAGGGGCAACTAGAGAAGCTTAAAAAGCTCGTTGGCGCTTCTGAGATATCGATTAATAGTGAGATTGAAGGAATGCCTGCTGTGGTAACACCATTAGGAACCCTTTACTTAGATATTTCTTCATCCATTGATACAGATGCCGAGAAAGAGCGCCTCCATAAAGAGATAGAAAAGCTTAATAAGCTGATATCTTCCAGTGAAGCTAAGCTTATGAGTGAATCGTTCACGAGTAAGGCTCCAGAGCAGATTGTAGCAGGCGCAAAGCATCAGTTAGAAGAGAATAAAGCCAAACGCGATGAGTTAAAACGATTACTAACGGCAATGAAGTGA
- a CDS encoding spermidine/putrescine ABC transporter ATP-binding protein, producing the protein MIEVTVEQLVKKFGSAVALKGIQFKVNPGEIFFLLGPSGCGKTTLLRTIAGFYTPDSGKILFDNEDVSKLPPHKRKTGMVFQSYALWPNMTVWENVAFGLEQLKVSKEELKTRVDEALESVEMTPYRDRKPAQLSGGQQQRVALARALVVRPRCLLMDEPLSNLDARLRYYMRLEIHRICKEYGLTTIYVTHDQKEALSIADKIAVLSHGEIQQIGTPSEVYKRPINRFVADFIGATNILEGDFSGMEDDGYATVRTPIGKLKGVIAEEGFVPEKKSRVYVSIRPECFVLSDKPTEVNSLEGNIGRATYYGEVAHYRFLTQSNRLKISELNPMHLGDMEREGLYASVSPDDVVILRD; encoded by the coding sequence ATGATAGAAGTTACTGTTGAGCAACTCGTTAAAAAATTTGGTTCTGCTGTTGCTTTAAAAGGCATTCAGTTCAAGGTGAATCCTGGCGAAATATTCTTTCTGCTGGGGCCAAGTGGATGTGGTAAAACGACGTTATTAAGGACGATAGCCGGGTTTTACACACCGGATTCGGGCAAGATTTTGTTTGATAATGAGGATGTTTCGAAGCTTCCTCCGCACAAGCGTAAGACGGGGATGGTATTTCAGAGTTATGCGCTGTGGCCGAATATGACCGTTTGGGAGAATGTGGCATTTGGATTGGAGCAGCTAAAAGTGTCCAAAGAAGAATTAAAGACACGGGTGGACGAGGCGTTGGAGTCTGTTGAAATGACACCCTATCGTGACCGCAAGCCGGCCCAACTTTCCGGTGGGCAGCAGCAGCGAGTGGCACTTGCGAGAGCCTTGGTTGTGAGGCCGAGATGTTTGTTGATGGACGAGCCGTTATCTAACCTCGACGCGCGCTTACGTTATTACATGCGATTGGAGATCCACCGGATCTGTAAAGAGTATGGGTTGACGACTATTTATGTGACCCACGACCAGAAAGAGGCCCTTTCTATTGCAGACAAGATTGCGGTATTGAGCCATGGTGAGATACAACAGATAGGGACGCCAAGCGAAGTTTACAAGAGACCAATCAACCGGTTTGTGGCTGACTTTATAGGTGCGACGAATATCCTTGAAGGCGATTTTTCCGGAATGGAAGACGATGGGTACGCAACAGTGAGAACACCGATTGGAAAGCTAAAAGGCGTGATTGCTGAAGAAGGCTTTGTGCCCGAAAAGAAAAGTCGGGTATATGTATCTATTCGCCCAGAGTGCTTTGTATTGAGTGATAAGCCCACTGAAGTGAATTCATTGGAAGGCAATATTGGGCGAGCGACTTATTATGGTGAAGTAGCGCACTATCGCTTTTTGACGCAAAGCAATCGCTTGAAAATATCTGAATTAAACCCGATGCATTTGGGGGACATGGAACGTGAGGGCTTGTATGCTTCTGTTTCACCCGATGATGTTGTTATTTTAAGAGATTAA